Genomic window (Chryseobacterium sp. H1D6B):
GTCTGAGCGTGTCCACACCATGAGCCAGCTGTTGAAAGCCTATACTTTATTTGAAAAAGATGATGAGTATGTTGTTATTGACGGAGAAGTAAAAATCGTTGATGAGCAGACAGGACGTATTATGGAAGGACGCCGTTATTCAGACGGTCTTCACCAGGCGATTGAAGCTAAAGAAAACGTTAAGATCGAAGCGGCTACGCAAACATTTGCAACAGTAACCCTTCAGAATTATTTCCGTATGTACAACAAACTTGCGGGGATGACAGGTACTGCAGAAACTGAAGCTGGAGAACTTTGGGAAATCTACAAATTAGATGTTGTAGTAATTCCTACCAACCGTCCTATTGTAAGACATGACAAACAAGATTTAGTTTTTAAAACTAACAGAGAAAAATATAACGCTGTAATTGAAGAAATTGAAAAATTAACCTCAGCAGGAAGACCTGTTCTAGTAGGTACTACTTCCGTTGAAATCTCTCAATTACTTTCAAAAGCGCTTCAATTAAGAAAAATCCAGCACCAGGTATTGAATGCTAAACTTCACAAGAAGGAAGCAGAAATTGTTGCAGGAGCAGGACAGCCGGGAGTTGTAACTATTGCAACCAACATGGCAGGCCGTGGTACGGATATTAAGCTTTCTAAAGAAGTGAAAGATGCTGGAGGTCTAGCTATTATCGGTACAGAAAGACATGACTCCAGACGTGTTGACAGACAGCTTCGTGGTAGAGCAGGACGTCAGGGAGATCCGGGAAGCTCACAATTCTACGTTTCTTTGGAAGATAACCTGATGCGTTTATTTGGTTCTGAAAGAATTGCTAAAATGATGGACAGAATGGGTCATAAAGACGGTGAAGTTATTCAGCATTCTATGATCAGCAAGTCTATTGAAAGAGCTCAGAAAAAAGTAGAAGAAAATAACTTCGGAATCAGAAAGAGACTTCTTGAGTATGATGACGTGATGAATAAACAGCGTGATGTAATCTACAAGAGAAGAAAGAACGCTTTGTTCGGAGACCACTTGAAGTATGATATTACGAATATGATCTTCGATGTTTCTAATTCTATTGTTGCTAAAGGAAAAGCCAACGGAAGCTATAAAGATTTTGAATTCGAAATTATCAAACACTTCACAATGGGATCTCCTATTTCTGAAAGTGACTTCGGTAACAAGCCTGTTCAGGACTTAACGAATATCCTTTTCAAAGCAGCTCAGGAAGATTATCAAATGAAGCTCAGCCTTCTAAAAGAAAAATCATTCCCTATTATTGAGAATGTATTTCAAAATCAAGGTTCAATGTTTAAAATGATCCAGGTTCCTTTTACAGACGGACATAAAACAATGACTATTGTTACTGACCTGAAAGAAGCTTATGATTCAAAATGTGACAGCTTAATCAACGATTTCGAAAAGAACATCACTTTATCAATTATTGATGAAAACTGGAAACTTCACCTGCGTGAAATGGATGATCTGAGAAGATCTTCTCAAGGTGCCGTTTATGAGCAGAAAGATCCGCTTGTTATTTATAAGCAGGAATCTTTCCACTTGTTCAGTGACATGGTAGATAAAATGAATAAAGAAATTATTTCATTCTTATATAAAGGAGAAATCCCAGCCTAAGAAATAGCAAATATAGACTACAAACCGCTTCAAGCATTCTTGAAGCGGTTTTTTGTTATTCTATAGATAACAATTATATGATAAATATCAATCTTGTATTTTATTTAGAATAATTAAAAACAATATATTTGCAAAAAAATTGCTTCATGAAAAATATACTGATTTGTGCCTCGCTTTTGGGTTCTATCCTAACTTTTGCACAGGAAAAAGACTCAATCAATATAAAAAGCATCGATGAAGTTATTATTAATACCTATATAAAGAAGGATAGTGATTATTCTAATAAAATGCCTTTAAAAGCTATAGAAGATCCACAAGTCTATTCATCAATTGATAAAGGAGTTTTAGATAACCAATTATTATTTAATGTTGATGATGCCTTTAGAAATGTTACTGGAGCACAGAAAATGTGGAGTGCAACAAACAGAGCAGGCGACGGAGGTGTTTTCATCAACCTAAGAGGTTTTGTTGCAGGGAATTCCGTGAGAAATGGTTTGGTAGCACCTATTACCACTTCTATGGATGCAATTAACATAGAGAGAGTGGAAATTTTAAAAGGCCCTTCAGCAACATTATTCGGAAGCAATGTAACGTCTTATGGCGGAGTAGTCAACAGAGTTACTAAAAAACCTTTTGAAACTTTTGCAGGGGCAATTTCACTAGCAGGCGGAAGTTATAATTACTACAGAGTACAGGCCGATGTTAATGCTCCGCTGACTAATGACAAAAAATTATTATTCAGACTTAATACAGCCTATACTAACCAAGGAACATTTCAGAGAACCGATGCTAAAAATTCGTTTTATGCATTTACTCCATCCATAACCTATCGTCCTACGGATCAATTAGAAATTAATGCAGAATTGGAAATGTATGAAACCAATGCTTATCCTGAAACAGCATTCTTCTTCTACTTCCCAAGCTCTGTATTAGGAGCAGACAGCATGGACCAATTGGAAAGATTTGGTTATGACTATAAACAGACCTATACTGGAGAGGGCCTTAAAACAACTGCAAAAGCAAGAAATTTTTTCGGACAGGTTAATTATAAAATCAATGAACATATAAAGTCTTCATCGAATGTAAGCACTTCATATTCCTACTCAGACGGCTTTAATCCTTATTTTTATTTTGCTCCAAAATCTGCAGTAAGCCAAAATCCTACAGACACAGAATTAGGAATTGTAAGAGCAGACCAGTCTACAACTGACAGTAAAAAAACATATTTTCAACTGCAGCAGAATTTCAATTTCGACTATAAATTTGGAAATAATATGAGAAACAGAACGGTGGCAGGTTTTGATTATATGAGAGTAAAAGACGACCAGCATTTCATCTTTACCAATTTCGACTGGGTTCCTTTTAAAGGAGCAGATTATACTAATATGAATGCACAATCATTATCGGCTTTATATAATCAATATCAAAATACACCAGGTTATGATTTTACAGCTAATAATACCTATCCCTCTTTAGGAAAAAAAGATATCTACAGCGCTTATATTTCCAATGTCTTCACCCCAACAGCAGGTCTTACTATTCTGGCCGCAATACGCTATGAAAGCAATAATTTCAAAGGCGGTCTGAGAGGTTCGCAAGTTGCAGATTCTTATACTCAATCAGCTTGGTCTCCAAAATTTGGAGTAGTTTATCAGATCATACCTGATAAAGTTTCAGTTTTTGGAAATTATCAGAACAGCTTCAGTAGCAATGGCTACTATGTTTCTGATACTGCAGGAAGTATCAAACTTTCAGATCCTGAAAAAGCAAATCAGTTTGAGGGAGGTTTTAAAACAAATATTATAAAGGGAAGAATTACAACAACGGTAAGCTATTACAATATAGAAGTAAAGAATACTCTTTTAAATACCGGAAATATGACCGGGACTGGACAGGCTGTTCAGAATCAAGCCGGTTCTTTAACAAGCAAAGGAATAGAACTTGAAGCGAATGCTTACCTGTTAAAAGGATTTTCATTGATCGCTGGAGTAAGTTATAATGACATGAAATACACTGAAGCGGATAATGACGTTGCCGGAAGAAGACCTTCAACAGCTTCATCTCCTTGGCTTGTGAACTGTAATGCCAGCTATCAGTTTCTTGATGGAGTTCTCAAAGGATTGGGATTCGGAGTGGGCGGAAATTATGCCAGCGACAACAAAATTGTAAATTCTGTTTCAATGGGAACTTTTATTCTTCCAAAATACCTTGTAATGAATGCTAATGCATTTTATGATGCTAAAAAATTCAGAATAGGGGTAAAAGTAGACAATTTCACAAACGAACATTACTGGAACGGATATACTACAGCCAACGCACAGCCATTAGCCAACGTGATGGGAAGTTTCACGTATAAATTCTAATTCTAAATAAAATAATTCAACACACAAGGATTCTATCAACAATGAAAAAAGCAATAATAGGAGCATCTTTATTATCTACAATAACGACCTTCGCCCAAGTAAAAGATTCTACAAAATCAAAAGATATCGAAGAAGTTGTTGTACATGGAAAATATTATCAGAAATATAAATTAAATGAAGTTTCCGGGTCATTAAGATTACAGACCCCTATTCTTGAACTTCCTCAAAATGTTCAATCCATAAGCTCACAGATTCTGACAGATCAGATTGCATTGAATATGTCTGAAGGAATTGTAAGAAACGTAAGCGGTGCAAGAAAAGTAGAGCACTGGGATAATGTATATTCCAATGTGTTTATGAGAGGGGCAAGTATCGCTACTTATATGAACGGAATGAATGTTTCTTCTACTTGGGGACCAATAAATCCTGATGCATCTATCATTGACCGTATAGAATTTGTAAAAGGACCTGCTGGGTTCATGGGTTCTTTAGGAGATCCTGCTGGTTTTTATAATATTGTCACTAAAAAACCAACTGGTAAATTTGCCAACAGTGTAAGGTTTACCACCGGAAGTTATAATCTTTTCAGAGGAGAAGCTGATCTGGACGGCGTACTTGTTAAAAACGGAGTTTTAGATTACCGTTTAAATTTAATGGGAAGTACCAATGGATCTTGGGTAGAAAATGATAAAACTAAAAAAATAATTGTTGCACCATCAATTACTTTCAGACCTACTAAAACAACTACCCTAACAGCTCAATATAACTATCAGTATCTTAAATTTTCTCAGCCCGGGGCTTACTTAATGTCTAAGGACGGGTATGCTTCATTAGGAGTTCATACCAACTTCAACGACAAGAATTTCAAAGAAACTGAAGTAACTGATCAGAGCTTATTTTTAAGTTTAGATCAAAAATTGTTTAATGACTGGGTTTGGAGTACACAGTATGCCTACATGGACATGAATTATGACGGAGGCTCATGGTGGGGATCTTTTGACACTCAAAACAGTAGTATATTCAATAGAACGTTAAGCAACTGGCAGGCTGTCGGCAAAAACCACATCTTCCAGACTTATGTGAGAGGCAGTCTAAAAACAGGGAATATAACCCATAAAATTATTGCCGGTTTTGATTATGGAAACAGAAAATATAACGCAGATTTCTCAGGCTACAGCAACGGAGTTTATCCTATTGACATTCATAATGTTCAGTATGGTGTAAACCCTTCTACTCTTCCGCCATCAGATTTTTATACTCTAAACACTTCTGCTCCATTCTATAATGATCAAGGCGTAAAATACAATTCTTATTATGCTCAGGATCAAATAGAAATGTTTAATAATAAACTGCGTGTTACGTTAGCCGGAAGATATACCAGCGGAACCACTTTTGCCGGATATCCTAATCTAGCCCCTATAAAGCCTGATAATGCTGGAGAATTTACTCCTAGAGTAGGTGTAAGTTATTCTATTAAAGATGATTTCTCTGTTTACGGGGTTTTCGATAAAACTTTTGTTCCTCAATCTGCTCTTCAGTATTCTACAACCAATCCTAATGGGGACCCGCTTAATACACCTTTCAGAGGACAAAACTTAGAAGCTGGTGTGAAAAAAGACTGGTTCGGAGGGAAATGGAACTCAACATTTGCATTCTATGAAATTAGAAGAAAAAATATCTTCACATCAGATATGTCACATCCCAATCAAGGATTTTCTGTGGCAACAGGTGAGCAGAGGGCAAGAGGTTTTGAGGCAGATATTAAAGGACAGCTTGCAAGAGGCCTGAACGTTGTAATCAACTATGCTTATACGGATGCAAAGACAGTTAAAGATAATGACCCTACAAGAATCGGCCAGCAGTCTCCTGGGAATGCAAAAAATGTTCAGAACACTTGGCTGAGCTACAGATTTGAAGATGGAAAGCTAAGAGGATTTGGTATTTCTGCAGGATATCAGTATCAGGGAGGAAGACAGTCTTGGTTTGGAACCAGTGCCAAATTAGACCAAAGCTTAGAAGATTATTTCGATACTAATTTCGGGATTTCTTATGCGGCTAAAAAATTCGATATCAATTTATTGTTGAACAATGTTCTAAACAGAAAATTATACAGCGGCTACAGATCTGATGACGGATCTTACGCATGGATCTATAACGCTCCTAGAAACTGGAGATTATCAATAGGATATAAATTTTAAATACTTAAAAGTTAGCCCTGTAAGCTGACTTTTTGATATGAAGAAAAAACATCATCATAAGAAGAAACCTTCTTTTATAAAAACATGGTCTGCCAAACTGCATTTGTGGTTTGGCTTGTCCGTTGGTCTTATTGTATTCATCGTTTCTTTATCGGGAACTTTGTATATTTTTAAGGATGAAATACAGAACAGCATCCGGAAAGATGCCATTTATTTAAAAAAGGAAACCATCACTCAACAGCCGTTATCGATCAATCTTCTCCGCGAAAAGGTGGCTTTGGAGATCAATGAAAAGTATCCGGTGATTTCTGTGGAAATTCCGTTAGCATCAAATAAATCTTACCAGTTTTTATATTACGAAAAAGATAAAAAAGGCTGGAATTATTTTAAAGAAGTTTTGATTAACAAATCAGTGTATGTCAATCAGTATACAGGAGAGATTTTAGCTGTTTATGATGAAAAATATGACTTTTTTACGCTTCTGAAATACATCCACTGGGGACTGCTTCTGAATTCCGACTGGGGAAAATATGTAGTAGGAATCCCAGTTGTACTGTTCATCATCATGCTGATCACAGGAATTGTATTGTGGTGGCCGAATAATAAAAAAGCAAGAAAAAGCAGACTTTCTTTCGATTGGAAGAATGTAAAAACTTGGAAGCGCAGAAACTATGACCTTCACAATGTTTTAGGGTTTTACTCCTCATTTATTGCATTGATATTAAGCGTTACAGGAATCTATTTTGCTTACCCGTATGTGAAAAATGTTTTCAATTTTACTTTATCGGGATCAGTTGACCTGCCCAAAGAAAAGAAGATCAAGTCTCCAGATTCTCTTCAAACAAGAAACAATTCTATTTTTGACCTGACAGCACAGGAAACAAGAAAATTATATTCCGGTTCTTCCAGCTTTAGAATCCCGCTGAATGGAAAAAATAAAAAAGGAAAAGAGCTGGAAAACATTCCAGTTTCTATCTATCAGGAAGACGGAAGATTTAGTGTCAGAAATCAATTGGTTTTTGATAAATATTCAGGAAAATTATTATCAAACAAACCGCACCAAAATTTAAGCAATGCCGAAAAATATGCCAATGCCAATTATGATATCCATACAGGATCATATTTCGGTTTATTTGGTAAAATTATCTGGTTTATTGCAGGATTAATCTGCACCTCACTGCCTGTGACAGGATTTTTAGTATGGTGGGGAAAACGAAAAAAACAAGGCAAGAAAATCATCTCATGAAGAAAATAATTTTTTCAGCAGCCTGCTTAGGAACGGCAACTGCATTCGCTCAAGTGACAGATACTGTAAAGACTAAGAATGTAGAAGAGGTTGTATTAACGGCTTCGAGAAAGAAAGAAAATAGCAAAGAAGTTCCAAGCTCTATTACTATTGTGAATGAAAAACAAATTCAGTCACAATTAACGGTCAACTCCGATATTACAAGCATACTTCAATATACGGTTCCCAGTTTAGCAACTAACTCAGGACAGACTTCCAACACAGGACAAACGCTTAGAGGAAGACAGGTTCTCGTGCTTATAGACGGAATTCCGCAGTCTACTCCATTAAGGAACGGCGCAAGGGATTTGAGAGTAATTGATCCTTCTGTAATCGAAAGAATTGAAGTGATAAAAGGAGCTTCATCCATTTACGGAAATGGTGCAGACGGTGGAATTATCAATTATATTACAAAAAGAAGCAGATCAGATAAAAATATTTCAGGCGTTTCACAGCTTGGTTTTACGGGACAGCGGTACGGCGGTACTCTTGGGGTAAGAGCAAGCCAGCTGTTATCAGGAAAGATCACTGATAAATTTGATTATGTTGTTTCACTGGCCTATGAAAGAACGGGTTACATGAAAGATGCGGACG
Coding sequences:
- a CDS encoding TonB-dependent receptor, with the protein product MKNILICASLLGSILTFAQEKDSINIKSIDEVIINTYIKKDSDYSNKMPLKAIEDPQVYSSIDKGVLDNQLLFNVDDAFRNVTGAQKMWSATNRAGDGGVFINLRGFVAGNSVRNGLVAPITTSMDAINIERVEILKGPSATLFGSNVTSYGGVVNRVTKKPFETFAGAISLAGGSYNYYRVQADVNAPLTNDKKLLFRLNTAYTNQGTFQRTDAKNSFYAFTPSITYRPTDQLEINAELEMYETNAYPETAFFFYFPSSVLGADSMDQLERFGYDYKQTYTGEGLKTTAKARNFFGQVNYKINEHIKSSSNVSTSYSYSDGFNPYFYFAPKSAVSQNPTDTELGIVRADQSTTDSKKTYFQLQQNFNFDYKFGNNMRNRTVAGFDYMRVKDDQHFIFTNFDWVPFKGADYTNMNAQSLSALYNQYQNTPGYDFTANNTYPSLGKKDIYSAYISNVFTPTAGLTILAAIRYESNNFKGGLRGSQVADSYTQSAWSPKFGVVYQIIPDKVSVFGNYQNSFSSNGYYVSDTAGSIKLSDPEKANQFEGGFKTNIIKGRITTTVSYYNIEVKNTLLNTGNMTGTGQAVQNQAGSLTSKGIELEANAYLLKGFSLIAGVSYNDMKYTEADNDVAGRRPSTASSPWLVNCNASYQFLDGVLKGLGFGVGGNYASDNKIVNSVSMGTFILPKYLVMNANAFYDAKKFRIGVKVDNFTNEHYWNGYTTANAQPLANVMGSFTYKF
- a CDS encoding TonB-dependent siderophore receptor, coding for MKKAIIGASLLSTITTFAQVKDSTKSKDIEEVVVHGKYYQKYKLNEVSGSLRLQTPILELPQNVQSISSQILTDQIALNMSEGIVRNVSGARKVEHWDNVYSNVFMRGASIATYMNGMNVSSTWGPINPDASIIDRIEFVKGPAGFMGSLGDPAGFYNIVTKKPTGKFANSVRFTTGSYNLFRGEADLDGVLVKNGVLDYRLNLMGSTNGSWVENDKTKKIIVAPSITFRPTKTTTLTAQYNYQYLKFSQPGAYLMSKDGYASLGVHTNFNDKNFKETEVTDQSLFLSLDQKLFNDWVWSTQYAYMDMNYDGGSWWGSFDTQNSSIFNRTLSNWQAVGKNHIFQTYVRGSLKTGNITHKIIAGFDYGNRKYNADFSGYSNGVYPIDIHNVQYGVNPSTLPPSDFYTLNTSAPFYNDQGVKYNSYYAQDQIEMFNNKLRVTLAGRYTSGTTFAGYPNLAPIKPDNAGEFTPRVGVSYSIKDDFSVYGVFDKTFVPQSALQYSTTNPNGDPLNTPFRGQNLEAGVKKDWFGGKWNSTFAFYEIRRKNIFTSDMSHPNQGFSVATGEQRARGFEADIKGQLARGLNVVINYAYTDAKTVKDNDPTRIGQQSPGNAKNVQNTWLSYRFEDGKLRGFGISAGYQYQGGRQSWFGTSAKLDQSLEDYFDTNFGISYAAKKFDINLLLNNVLNRKLYSGYRSDDGSYAWIYNAPRNWRLSIGYKF
- a CDS encoding PepSY-associated TM helix domain-containing protein — its product is MKKKHHHKKKPSFIKTWSAKLHLWFGLSVGLIVFIVSLSGTLYIFKDEIQNSIRKDAIYLKKETITQQPLSINLLREKVALEINEKYPVISVEIPLASNKSYQFLYYEKDKKGWNYFKEVLINKSVYVNQYTGEILAVYDEKYDFFTLLKYIHWGLLLNSDWGKYVVGIPVVLFIIMLITGIVLWWPNNKKARKSRLSFDWKNVKTWKRRNYDLHNVLGFYSSFIALILSVTGIYFAYPYVKNVFNFTLSGSVDLPKEKKIKSPDSLQTRNNSIFDLTAQETRKLYSGSSSFRIPLNGKNKKGKELENIPVSIYQEDGRFSVRNQLVFDKYSGKLLSNKPHQNLSNAEKYANANYDIHTGSYFGLFGKIIWFIAGLICTSLPVTGFLVWWGKRKKQGKKIIS
- the secA gene encoding preprotein translocase subunit SecA yields the protein MSFLNKVLKGFLGDKKAQDLKEVKKVVTKIKAVEPAIQQLSDDGLREKTAEFKKNIKSAASKITDQIEQIKEQIKNSTNVDEKEALFSKIESLKKESYDIEEKVLGQVLPEAFALIKETARRWAQNGEIRVVATDMDRELAATKDFVEIQGDTAIWKNSWDAAGTPVVWDMVHYDVQFIGGVILHSGKITEMATGEGKTLVGTLPIYLNALPERGVHVVTVNDYLAKRDSAWMGPLYQFHGMSIDCIDNHQPNSDGRRKAYNSDITYGTNNEFGFDYLRDNMVTSPSELVQRELNFAIVDEVDSVLVDDARTPLIISGPVPQGDRQEFDVLKPSIDRIVEVQKKTVSVIFNEAKKLIAAGNTKEGGFKLLQAYRGLPKNRQLIKFLSESGNRALLQKTEGQYMQDNNRDMPIVDKDLYFVIEEKNNQVDLTDKGVEYMSQGNSDNNFFVLPDIGTEIAELEAKNLSKEEEFEAKERLFSDFAEKSERVHTMSQLLKAYTLFEKDDEYVVIDGEVKIVDEQTGRIMEGRRYSDGLHQAIEAKENVKIEAATQTFATVTLQNYFRMYNKLAGMTGTAETEAGELWEIYKLDVVVIPTNRPIVRHDKQDLVFKTNREKYNAVIEEIEKLTSAGRPVLVGTTSVEISQLLSKALQLRKIQHQVLNAKLHKKEAEIVAGAGQPGVVTIATNMAGRGTDIKLSKEVKDAGGLAIIGTERHDSRRVDRQLRGRAGRQGDPGSSQFYVSLEDNLMRLFGSERIAKMMDRMGHKDGEVIQHSMISKSIERAQKKVEENNFGIRKRLLEYDDVMNKQRDVIYKRRKNALFGDHLKYDITNMIFDVSNSIVAKGKANGSYKDFEFEIIKHFTMGSPISESDFGNKPVQDLTNILFKAAQEDYQMKLSLLKEKSFPIIENVFQNQGSMFKMIQVPFTDGHKTMTIVTDLKEAYDSKCDSLINDFEKNITLSIIDENWKLHLREMDDLRRSSQGAVYEQKDPLVIYKQESFHLFSDMVDKMNKEIISFLYKGEIPA